The following coding sequences are from one Triticum dicoccoides isolate Atlit2015 ecotype Zavitan chromosome 4A, WEW_v2.0, whole genome shotgun sequence window:
- the LOC119288982 gene encoding transcription factor MYB60-like — MGRPPCCDKLGVKKGPWTPEEDIILVSYIQEHGPGNWRSVPVSTGLMRCSKSCRLRWTNYLRTGIKRGNFTSHEEGVIVHLQSLLGNRWAAIASYLPRRTDNDIKNYWNTHLKKKLRKQQAMGAIFAPPASSSPGTAGDNFDHHNHHDMVSRADGYGAGQAYMNTEVSQLIAGRGHSPFADAAPEACSSSSYASSVDNISKLLGGFMKSSPPPPPPHNNYDADDVKPLLPLDSMSGTGSAELSFTASVQQPALMGGRVGYEYDDETKQKQQHQAPLSSIEKWLFDEAADLELSDECYSVPMLF; from the exons ATGGGGAGGCCGCCGTGCTGCGACAAGTTGGGCGTGAAGAAGGGTCCGTGGACGCCGGAGGAGGACATCATCCTGGTCTCCTACATCCAGGAGCACGGCCCCGGCAACTGGCGGTCTGTGCCGGTGAGCACCGGCCTCATGCGCTGCAGCAAGAGCTGCCGCCTCCGCTGGACCAACTACCTCCGCACCGGCATCAAGCGCGGCAACTTCACAAGCCACGAGGAAGGCGTCATCGTCCACCTCCAGTCACTCCTCGGCAACAG ATGGGCGGCGATCGCGTCGTACCTGCCGCGGAGGACGGACAACGACATCAAGAACTACTGGAACACGCACCTCAAGAAGAAGCTCAGGAAGCAGCAAGCCATGGGAGCCATTTTCGCGCCGCCGGCGTCCTCCTCCCCCGGCACAGCAGGCGACAACTTCGACCACCACAACCACCACGACATGGTCTCCAGGGCCGACGGCTACGGGGCCGGCCAGGCGTACATGAACACGGAGGTCTCGCAGCTGATCGCCGGGCGTGGTCACTCGCCGTTCGCCGACGCTGCCCCCGAGGCCTGCTCCTCGTCGTCCTACGCTTCGAGCGTGGACAACATATCCAAGCTGCTCGGCGGCTTCATGAagagctccccgccgccgccgccgccgcacaacAACTACGACGCCGACGACGTCAAGCCTCTGCTGCCCTTGGACAGTATGTCCGGCACCGGCAGCGCCGAGCTGAGCTTCACCGCCAGCGTGCAGCAGCCGGCGTTGATGGGGGGACGCGTCGGGTACGAGTACGACGACGAGACCAAGCAGAAGCAGCAGCATCAGGCGCCACTGTCCTCGATCGAGAAGTGGTTGTTCGATGAGGCCGCGGACCTGGAGCTGTCCGATGAGTGCTACTCCGTTCCAATGCTGTTCTAG